One region of Thermodesulfovibrionales bacterium genomic DNA includes:
- a CDS encoding NAD(P)H-hydrate dehydratase produces MKVVTAEEMRDIDEKTIRKFGISGNVLMERAGTAVASRVMELYSGRKVIVVCGGGNNGGDGIVAARELYNTGRHVKVLLFSEEDKLSPDCLSQFRIAKRMGVPIEMRAGMTGRDLHSAVVVDALFGTGLSKDVVGKTAKAIHFLNDSDAPVVSVDIPSGISSDTGQLMGTAVRAAQTVTFGLPKRGHLLHPGAELTGRLFIENIGFPEDLLTSQNLNVNMLEKREVSALVPERHTYSHKGDYGHVFIVAGSRGKTGAAFMAARACMRTGSGLVTLGVPESLMHVFQSRVTEEMTLPLPDRGDGSLSSDAADIILEFLSEKADVLCIGPGIGVSGETANILEKVLTTSRAPLVIDADGLNSIRNTGILKNVLAPVILTPHPGEMARLLGKTKKGRGLSTQLGAIEKDRINTALSFSKDAGVHLVLKGVPTVIAEPDGRVFINTTGNPGMATGGTGDVLTGMVSSLLGQGLTPLDASLLGVYLHGLAGDRAADEKGERSLVASDIIEKLPAAFKELMR; encoded by the coding sequence CCGGGAGAAAGGTCATTGTCGTCTGTGGCGGGGGGAACAACGGCGGTGACGGGATCGTTGCCGCTCGCGAATTATATAATACGGGCCGGCATGTGAAGGTTCTTCTCTTCTCTGAGGAAGATAAGCTGAGCCCTGATTGCCTCTCACAATTCAGGATAGCGAAGCGGATGGGAGTGCCGATCGAGATGAGGGCCGGGATGACGGGAAGGGATCTCCATAGCGCGGTCGTCGTTGATGCATTATTCGGAACAGGGTTAAGCAAGGATGTCGTGGGGAAGACAGCAAAGGCGATACATTTTCTCAATGACTCGGATGCGCCGGTGGTGAGCGTTGATATCCCGTCCGGCATTTCCTCCGATACGGGGCAGCTGATGGGAACGGCGGTCAGGGCCGCACAAACCGTAACCTTTGGTCTGCCCAAGAGGGGCCACCTCCTCCACCCGGGAGCCGAGCTCACGGGCAGACTCTTTATCGAGAACATAGGGTTCCCTGAAGACCTCCTCACATCACAGAATCTGAACGTGAACATGTTGGAAAAAAGGGAGGTCTCTGCCCTGGTGCCCGAGAGGCATACATATTCACATAAGGGAGACTATGGCCACGTCTTCATCGTTGCCGGGTCGAGGGGCAAGACAGGTGCCGCATTTATGGCTGCCAGGGCATGTATGAGAACTGGCTCGGGCCTTGTCACCCTGGGAGTTCCGGAGTCACTCATGCATGTCTTCCAGTCGAGGGTGACCGAAGAGATGACCCTTCCCCTGCCTGACAGGGGCGACGGGAGTCTGTCTTCGGACGCCGCGGATATCATTCTCGAGTTTTTGTCGGAGAAGGCAGATGTCCTCTGCATAGGACCGGGAATCGGCGTCTCGGGTGAGACGGCGAATATCCTCGAGAAGGTCTTAACCACTTCGCGTGCGCCGCTCGTCATTGATGCAGACGGGCTGAATTCCATAAGAAACACCGGCATTCTCAAGAATGTGCTCGCACCGGTCATCCTCACGCCTCATCCGGGAGAGATGGCAAGACTCTTGGGCAAGACGAAGAAGGGGAGGGGGTTGTCAACCCAGCTTGGAGCGATCGAGAAGGACCGGATTAACACGGCCCTCTCTTTCTCGAAAGATGCCGGGGTTCATCTTGTGCTGAAAGGTGTGCCGACTGTTATCGCGGAGCCCGATGGGAGGGTCTTTATCAATACCACAGGGAATCCCGGCATGGCTACCGGTGGGACAGGAGATGTGCTGACAGGCATGGTATCGTCTCTGCTCGGACAGGGATTGACGCCGTTAGACGCTTCTCTCCTCGGGGTCTATCTTCACGGTCTAGCGGGAGACCGGGCAGCTGATGAAAAAGGTGAACGCTCCCTTGTAGCATCGGACATCATAGAGAAGCTACCGGCCGCGTTTAAAGAGCTGATGCGGTAG